The following are encoded together in the Vigna unguiculata cultivar IT97K-499-35 chromosome 2, ASM411807v1, whole genome shotgun sequence genome:
- the LOC114173726 gene encoding probable LRR receptor-like serine/threonine-protein kinase At1g63430 isoform X2: MKPRTSLWLLSLIYTLSFVASDTVPSNEVWALRSFKEAVYEDLYQVLSDWDTVEADPCNWFGVTCTMVRDHVIKLNISGSSLKGFLAPELGQLTYLQELILHGNNLIGTIPRELGELKYLRVFDLGMNQLTGPIPPEFGNLTQVVKINLQSNGLTGRLPPELGNLRFLQELRLDRNRLQGPIPAGGSSNFASYMHGMYVSKENVTGFCRSSQLKVADFSYNFLVGSIPKCLEYLPRLSFQGNCIQSQDIKQRPRIQCAGASPASAKSQPVVNPSHQPTEYVSKHHGASKPVWLLALEIVTGTMVGSLFLVAVLAAFQRCNKKSSIIIPWKKSGSQKDHTAVYIDPEMLKDVRRYSRQELEVACEDFSNIIGSSPDSVVYKGTMKGGPEIAVISLCIREEHWTGYLELYFQREVADLARLNHENIGKLLGYCREDAPFIRMLVFDYASNGTLHDHLHCYEEGCQFSWTRRMKIAIGIARGLKYLHTEVEPPFTISELNSSAVYLTEEFSPKVWSLASSNLQIYLLQLWSYLLAVKNEQK, translated from the exons ATGAAGCCTCGTACTTCATTATGGCTTCTCTCTTTGATTTACACGCTCTCTTTTGTGGCTTCTGACACTGTGCCCTCTAATGAAG TTTGGGCGCTTAGGAGCTTCAAAGAAGCTGTTTATGAAGACCTATATCAAGTTTTGTCCGATTGGGATACGGTAGAAGCAGATCCTTGTAACTGGTTTGGGGTCACTTGCACTATGGTGCGAGATCATGTCATCAAGCT AAACATATCAGGTTCATCATTAAAGGGGTTTCTTGCACCAGAGTTGGGGCAACTCACCTACTTGCAAGAACT AATTTTGCACGGAAACAATCTCATTGGAACAATACCTAGAGAGTTGGGCGAGTTGAAATATCTCAGGGTGTTTGATCTAGGAATGAATCAGTTAACAGGACCAATTCCTCCAGAGTTTGGAAATCTAACTCAAGTTgtgaaaat AAACTTGCAGTCCAACGGGTTGACTGGTAGGCTACCTCCAGAGCTTGGAAACTTGAGATTCCTTCAAGAACTTCGGTTGGATAGGAATAGACTTCAAGGACCTATTCCCGCTGGTGGTAGCTCAAATTTTGCTTCATACATGCATGGGAT GTATGTTTCCAAGGAGAATGTAACTGGCTTCTGTCGTTCGTCTCAGTTGAAAGTAGCAGACTtctcatataattttttagttggTAGCATACCCAAATGCTTGGAGTATCTTCCGAG GTTAAGCTTTCAAGGGAATTGCATCCAGAGCCAGGATATAAAGCAGCGACCTCGTATACAGTGTG CGGGTGCTTCTCCTGCCAGTGCCAAGAGCCAGCCAGTGGTGAATCCAAGTCACCAACCTACTGAATATGTGTCCAAGCATCACGGAGCGTCAAAACCTGTTTGGCTTTTGGCTCTAGAAATAGTAACTGGGACTATGGTGGGCTCTCTCTTTCTGGTTGCTGTTCTTGCTGCTTTTCAGAGATGTAACAAAAAATCATCTATCATCATTCCTTGGAAAAAATCTGGAAGCCAGAAAGATCATACGGCAGTATATATAG ACCCTGAGATGTTGAAGGATGTGAGAAGGTATAGCAGACAAGAGCTTGAAGTGGCCTGTGAAGACTTCAGCAACATAATTGGGTCCTCACCGGACAGTGTGGTTTACAAGGGAACAATGAAAGGTGGGCCTGAGATTGCTGTGATTTCCCTCTGCATCAGGGAGGAGCATTGGACAGGATATCTTGAGCTCTATTTTCAGAGAGAG GTGGCGGACTTGGCAAGGTTAAATCATGAGAATATAGGAAAACTACTTGGTTACTGTAGAGAAGACGCTCCATTTATAAGGATGTTGGTTTTTGATTATGCTTCAAATGGGACACTTCATGACCACCTTCATTGTT ATGAAGAAGGATGTCAATTTTCCTGGACACGGCGTATGAAGATTGCCATAGGCATTGCACGTGGACTCAAGTATTTGCATACCGAAGTGGAGCCTCCATTTACTATCTCAGAGCTGAATTCTAGCGCTGTATACCTTACAGAAGAATTTTCCCCTAAGGTGTGGTCACTGGCTagttcaaatcttcaaatttacCTGTTACAGTTGTGGTCATATCTTCTTGCAGTCAAGAATGAGCAGAAATAA
- the LOC114173726 gene encoding probable LRR receptor-like serine/threonine-protein kinase At1g63430 isoform X1 — MKPRTSLWLLSLIYTLSFVASDTVPSNEVWALRSFKEAVYEDLYQVLSDWDTVEADPCNWFGVTCTMVRDHVIKLNISGSSLKGFLAPELGQLTYLQELILHGNNLIGTIPRELGELKYLRVFDLGMNQLTGPIPPEFGNLTQVVKINLQSNGLTGRLPPELGNLRFLQELRLDRNRLQGPIPAGGSSNFASYMHGMYVSKENVTGFCRSSQLKVADFSYNFLVGSIPKCLEYLPRLSFQGNCIQSQDIKQRPRIQCAGASPASAKSQPVVNPSHQPTEYVSKHHGASKPVWLLALEIVTGTMVGSLFLVAVLAAFQRCNKKSSIIIPWKKSGSQKDHTAVYIDPEMLKDVRRYSRQELEVACEDFSNIIGSSPDSVVYKGTMKGGPEIAVISLCIREEHWTGYLELYFQREVADLARLNHENIGKLLGYCREDAPFIRMLVFDYASNGTLHDHLHCYEEGCQFSWTRRMKIAIGIARGLKYLHTEVEPPFTISELNSSAVYLTEEFSPKLVDFESWKTILERSEKNSGSIGSQGAICVLPNSLEARHLDTKGNIFAFGVLLLELISGRPPYCKDKGYLVDWAKDYLERPDEMSNVVDPELKHFRHEDLKVICEVITLCINPDKTRQPSMRELCSMLENRIDTSVSVELKSSSLAWAELALLS, encoded by the exons ATGAAGCCTCGTACTTCATTATGGCTTCTCTCTTTGATTTACACGCTCTCTTTTGTGGCTTCTGACACTGTGCCCTCTAATGAAG TTTGGGCGCTTAGGAGCTTCAAAGAAGCTGTTTATGAAGACCTATATCAAGTTTTGTCCGATTGGGATACGGTAGAAGCAGATCCTTGTAACTGGTTTGGGGTCACTTGCACTATGGTGCGAGATCATGTCATCAAGCT AAACATATCAGGTTCATCATTAAAGGGGTTTCTTGCACCAGAGTTGGGGCAACTCACCTACTTGCAAGAACT AATTTTGCACGGAAACAATCTCATTGGAACAATACCTAGAGAGTTGGGCGAGTTGAAATATCTCAGGGTGTTTGATCTAGGAATGAATCAGTTAACAGGACCAATTCCTCCAGAGTTTGGAAATCTAACTCAAGTTgtgaaaat AAACTTGCAGTCCAACGGGTTGACTGGTAGGCTACCTCCAGAGCTTGGAAACTTGAGATTCCTTCAAGAACTTCGGTTGGATAGGAATAGACTTCAAGGACCTATTCCCGCTGGTGGTAGCTCAAATTTTGCTTCATACATGCATGGGAT GTATGTTTCCAAGGAGAATGTAACTGGCTTCTGTCGTTCGTCTCAGTTGAAAGTAGCAGACTtctcatataattttttagttggTAGCATACCCAAATGCTTGGAGTATCTTCCGAG GTTAAGCTTTCAAGGGAATTGCATCCAGAGCCAGGATATAAAGCAGCGACCTCGTATACAGTGTG CGGGTGCTTCTCCTGCCAGTGCCAAGAGCCAGCCAGTGGTGAATCCAAGTCACCAACCTACTGAATATGTGTCCAAGCATCACGGAGCGTCAAAACCTGTTTGGCTTTTGGCTCTAGAAATAGTAACTGGGACTATGGTGGGCTCTCTCTTTCTGGTTGCTGTTCTTGCTGCTTTTCAGAGATGTAACAAAAAATCATCTATCATCATTCCTTGGAAAAAATCTGGAAGCCAGAAAGATCATACGGCAGTATATATAG ACCCTGAGATGTTGAAGGATGTGAGAAGGTATAGCAGACAAGAGCTTGAAGTGGCCTGTGAAGACTTCAGCAACATAATTGGGTCCTCACCGGACAGTGTGGTTTACAAGGGAACAATGAAAGGTGGGCCTGAGATTGCTGTGATTTCCCTCTGCATCAGGGAGGAGCATTGGACAGGATATCTTGAGCTCTATTTTCAGAGAGAG GTGGCGGACTTGGCAAGGTTAAATCATGAGAATATAGGAAAACTACTTGGTTACTGTAGAGAAGACGCTCCATTTATAAGGATGTTGGTTTTTGATTATGCTTCAAATGGGACACTTCATGACCACCTTCATTGTT ATGAAGAAGGATGTCAATTTTCCTGGACACGGCGTATGAAGATTGCCATAGGCATTGCACGTGGACTCAAGTATTTGCATACCGAAGTGGAGCCTCCATTTACTATCTCAGAGCTGAATTCTAGCGCTGTATACCTTACAGAAGAATTTTCCCCTAAG TTGGTTGATTTTGAAAGTTGGAAGACAATTCTTGAAAGATCAGAAAAGAATTCTGGTTCCATTGGCAGCCAAGGTGCTATCTGTGTTCTTCCAAACTCCCTTGAAGCACGCCATCTTGATACCAAAGGAAACATATTTGCTTTTGGGGTACTTCTACTGGAGTTAATCAGCGGAAGACCTCCATACTGTAAGGACAAAGGGTACTTGGTTGACTGG GCCAAGGACTACCTCGAAAGGCCAGATGAAATGTCAAACGTGGTGGATCCTGAACTGAAGCATTTTAGACATGAAGACCTGAAAGTGATATGCGAGGTAATAACTCTCTGTATCAACCCTGATAAAACTAGGCAGCCATCTATGAGAGAATTATGCAGCATGCTGGAGAACAGAATTGATACATCAGTAAGCGTGGAGCTTAAGTCGTCATCTTTGGCTTGGGCTGAACTTGCACTTTTATCTTAA
- the LOC114173360 gene encoding probable copper-transporting ATPase HMA5, which translates to MAKLLALSCWRNLSPRPHYPSMPKYPKGQPATTVEELSDSTALFSVVGMTCAACAGSVEKAVKRLPGIRQAIVDVLNNRAHVVFYPSFVNEETIREAIEDAGFEALLLTDGTDDKSVKVCRIQIKGMTCTSCSSTLESVLQGLHGVLEARVGLATEEAQVHYNPDLLLNPNDILQAVEDAGFEAVLISSSEDFTKIDLHVEGAVTDGASMEPILDSLRTLPGVLVVDLTEEFSKISVSYKPDFTGPRDLINVIEKTGNGNFKAKIYPTEQGQRNSHRREETRQYYKSFLWSLVFTIPVFLTSMVFMYVPGIKDALDAKVVNMLTVGEVARWVLCTPVQFVLGWRFYYGSYKSLRRGSANMDVLIALGTNAAYFYSVYSVLRAATSPHFEGNDFFETSAMLISFILLGKYLEILAKGKTSDAIAKLMNLTPDTAVLLNLDADGNVVGEEEIDSRLVQKNDVIKVVPGAKVASDGFVVRGQSHVNESMITGEARPVSKRKGDKVIGGTVNENGVLHVKATTVGSESALSQIVRLVESAQMAKAPVQKFADRISKYFVPLVIVISFTTWLAWFLAGRYHAYPKSWIPSSMDSFELALQFGISVMVIACPCALGLATPTAVMVGTGVGASQGVLIKGGQALESAHKVNCIVFDKTGTLTVGKPVIVRTELLTKMVLREFYELVAATEVNSEHPLAKAVVEYAKKFRDEENPSWPEARDFVSITGHGVKATVHNKEIMVGNKSLLADHNIAIPVEAEDMLAEAEKMAQTGILVSISGKVAGVLAVSDPLKPGAQEVISILKSMKIKSIMVTGDNFGTASSIAREVGIENVIAEAKPDQKAEKVKDLQASGYAVAMVGDGINDSPALVAADVGMAIGAGTDIAIEAADIVLMKSNLEDVITAIDLSRKTFTRIRLNYVWALGYNLLGIPIAAGVLFPSTRFRLPPWIAGAAMAASSVSVVCCSLLLKYYRRPKKLDNLEIRGISIESSTDI; encoded by the exons ATGGCGAAGTTGTTAGCGTTAAGTTGCTGGCGAAACCTCTCGCCGCGACCTCATTACCCCTCCATGCCTAAATACCCTAAGGGACAGCCCGCCACCACCGTCGAGGAGCTCTCAGACTCCACCGCTCTTTTCTCCGTCGTCGGAATGACTTGTGCTGCCTGCGCCGGATCCGTCGAGAAAGCCGTCAAACGCCTCCCCGGGATCCGCCAGGCCATCGTCGACGTCCTCAACAACCGCGCTCACGTCGTCTTCTACCCCTCTTTCGTTAAC GAAGAGACCATTCGCGAGGCCATCGAAGACGCGGGTTTCGAAGCGCTATTACTCACAGACGGCACTGACGATAAATCTGTTAAAGTATGCCGCATCCAAATCAAAGGCATGACCTGCACCTCCTGTTCCTCCACGCTAGAGTCCGTTTTACAAGGCCTTCACGGTGTCCTCGAGGCCCGCGTGGGCCTGGCCACCGAAGAGGCCCAAGTCCACTATAACCCAGATCTCCTCCTCAATCCAAACGACATTTTACAAGCCGTAGAAGATGCCGGATTCGAAGCCGTGCTCATTAGTTCAAGTGAAGACTTCACCAAGATAGACCTCCACGTGGAAGGCGCGGTAACCGACGGCGCTTCCATGGAACCAATACTAGATTCTCTGCGGACACTCCCAGGAGTTCTTGTGGTTGACTTAACAGAGGAATTCAGCAAAATATCGGTTTCCTACAAACCGGACTTCACTGGACCCAGAGATTTGATCAACGTGATTGAGAAAACAGGGAATGGGAATTTCAAGGCGAAGATATATCCTACGGAACAAGGACAAAGAAATTCTCACAGACGCGAGGAGACAAGGCAGTATTACAAATCTTTCTTATGGAGCTTGGTGTTTACTATTCCTGTGTTTCTAACATCCATGGTGTTTATGTATGTCCCTGGAATAAAGGACGCACTTGATGCAAAAGTTGTGAACATGCTTACCGTGGGGGAGGTTGCTCGGTGGGTGCTGTGCACGCCGGTTCAGTTCGTACTTGGCTGGCGGTTTTATTACGGTTCTTATAAATCGTTACGCCGTGGCTCTGCGAACATGGATGTTCTCATTGCGTTGGGGACAAACGCTGCGTATTTTTACTCTGTTTACTCTGTTTTGAGAGCTGCTACTTCTCCGCATTTTGAGGGGAATGATTTCTTCGAAACGAGCGCGATGCTTATTTCGTTCATTCTGCTTGGGAAGTATCTCGAGATTTTGGCGAAGGGGAAGACGTCTGATGCGATTGCCAAGCTCATGAACTTGACACCCGACACGGCGGTTTTACTGAATTTGGACGCTGATGGGAATGTTGTTGGGGAGGAGGAGATTGATAGCAGGTTGGTTCAGAAGAATGATGTGATTAAGGTTGTTCCTGGCGCGAAAGTGGCTTCCGATGGGTTTGTTGTGCGGGGGCAGAGTCACGTGAATGAGAGTATGATCACGGGGGAAGCGCGTCCCGTGTCGAAGAGGAAAGGGGACAAGGTTATTGGAGGGACTGTGAATGAGAATGGAGTTTTGCATGTTAAGGCGACGACGGTAGGATCGGAGAGTGCTCTTTCTCAGATTGTTCGCCTTGTGGAATCGGCGCAGATGGCCAAAGCACCTGTGCAGAAGTTTGCTGATCGCATATCAAAATACTTTGTGCCTCTg GTGATTGTGATCTCGTTCACGACTTGGCTTGCCTGGTTTTTGGCGGGAAGATATCATGCTTACCCAAAGTCTTGGATACCGTCTTCAATGGACAGCTTTGAGCTTGCTTTGCAGTTTGGAATATCTGTGATGGTCATAGCCTGCCCTTGTGCTTTGGGTTTAGCCACGCCAACTGCGGTTATGGTCGGGACTGGAGTCGGTGCATCCCAGGGTGTGCTCATTAAAGGAGGGCAGGCATTAGAGAGTGCACATAAG GTGAACTGCATTGTTTTTGATAAGACGGGTACTCTCACCGTCGGGAAACCTGTTATAGTGAGAACAGAATTGTTGACAAAAATGGTGCTCCGGGAATTCTATGAACTTGTGGCTGCAACTGAG GTGAATAGTGAGCATCCATTGGCCAAGGCCGTAGTTGAGTATGCCAAAAAATTTCGAGATGAAGAGAACCCTTCATGGCCCGAGGCACGAGATTTTGTTTCCATTACAGGACATGGAGTAAAGGCCACCGTTCATAACAAAGAAATAATGGTCGGTAATAAGAGCCTGTTGGCTGACCATAACATTGCAATTCCCGTTGAAGCTGAAGATATGCTTGCTGAAGCCGAAAAGATGGCTCAAACAGGAATATTGGTATCTATAAGTGGGAAAGTGGCAGGAGTTTTAGCAGTATCCGATCCACTGAAACCAGGTGCTCAAGAAGTCATTTCCATTCTAAaatcaatgaaaatcaagagcATTATGGTGACTGGGGACAACTTCGGAACTGCTAGTTCTATTGCGAGGGAAGTAGGAATTGAGAATGTTATAGCTGAGGCTAAACCGGATCAAAAAGCAGAGAAAGTGAAAGACTTGCAG gCTTCTGGTTACGCTGTGGCTATGGTTGGGGATGGTATCAATGATTCGCCTGCACTTGTGGCAGCGGATGTGGGAATGGCGATAGGTGCTGGTACAGACATTGCTATTGAGGCTGCTGATATTGTACTCATGAAGAGCAACTTGGAAGATGTCATAACTGCTATTGACCTTTCCAGAAAAACATTTACCCGTATACGCCTGAATTACGTTTGGGCTTTGGGTTATAACTTACTTGGAATCCCAATTGCTGCCGGAGTTCTTTTCCCTTCAACAAGGTTCAGATTGCCACCCTGGATTGCTGGGGCTGCCATGGCTGCTTCCTCTGTCAGTGTTGTTTGCTGTTCTCTGTTGTTGAAATATTACAGGAGACCCAAGAAGCTAGACAACCTTGAGATCCGAGGCATAAGCATAGAGTCATCCACTGATATATGA
- the LOC114173727 gene encoding actin-depolymerizing factor 7-like isoform X1: protein MKQANSASGMAVHDDCKLKFQELKARRIYRYITFKIEEQSVVVDKIGGSNEKYEDFQASLPSNECRYAVYDFDFTTDENCQKSKIFFVAWSPDTSKVRMKMVYASSKDRFKRELDGIQVELQATDPSEMSLDIVKARAI from the exons atGAAGCAGGCAAATTCAGCGTCCGGAATGGCTGTGCATGATGACTGCAAATTGAAGTTTCAGGAGCTTAAAGCAAGGCGGATCTACCGATACATTACGTTCAAAATTGAGGAACAATCAGTTGTGGTTGACAAAATAGGGGGATCGAACGAAAAATACGAGGATTTTCAGGCCAGTTTGCCATCTAACGAGTGTCGCTATGCCGTCTATGATTTTGATTTCACAACTGATGAGAATTGCCAGAAAAGCAAGATCTTCTTCGTTGCATG GTCACCAGACACTTCAAAGGTGAGGATGAAGATGGTGTATGCAAGTTCCAAGGATAGATTCAAGAGGGAACTAGATGGCATTCAAGTCGAACTGCAAGCAACTGATCCAAGTGAGATGAGCTTGGACATTGTAAAAGCCCGAGCCATCTAA
- the LOC114173727 gene encoding actin-depolymerizing factor 7-like isoform X2 — protein MANSASGMAVHDDCKLKFQELKARRIYRYITFKIEEQSVVVDKIGGSNEKYEDFQASLPSNECRYAVYDFDFTTDENCQKSKIFFVAWSPDTSKVRMKMVYASSKDRFKRELDGIQVELQATDPSEMSLDIVKARAI, from the exons ATG GCAAATTCAGCGTCCGGAATGGCTGTGCATGATGACTGCAAATTGAAGTTTCAGGAGCTTAAAGCAAGGCGGATCTACCGATACATTACGTTCAAAATTGAGGAACAATCAGTTGTGGTTGACAAAATAGGGGGATCGAACGAAAAATACGAGGATTTTCAGGCCAGTTTGCCATCTAACGAGTGTCGCTATGCCGTCTATGATTTTGATTTCACAACTGATGAGAATTGCCAGAAAAGCAAGATCTTCTTCGTTGCATG GTCACCAGACACTTCAAAGGTGAGGATGAAGATGGTGTATGCAAGTTCCAAGGATAGATTCAAGAGGGAACTAGATGGCATTCAAGTCGAACTGCAAGCAACTGATCCAAGTGAGATGAGCTTGGACATTGTAAAAGCCCGAGCCATCTAA